The following are encoded together in the Gopherus evgoodei ecotype Sinaloan lineage chromosome 17, rGopEvg1_v1.p, whole genome shotgun sequence genome:
- the ANKRD13B gene encoding ankyrin repeat domain-containing protein 13B isoform X2, with translation MIAASAAGKGPEGRYPLHRLVWHNRARELDRELSTQQVDIEQLDPRGRTPLHLATTLGHLDCARVLLQHGADVGKENRSGWTVLQEAVSTRDLELVQLVLRYRDYQRAIKRLAGIPVLLEKLRKAQDFYVEMKWEFTSWVPLVSKICPSDTYKVWKSGQNLRVDTTLLGFDHMTWQRGNRSFVFRGQDTSAVVLEIDHDRQVVYSETLALASHDREGLLAAVQPTEEQVMGRLTAPVVTTQLDTKNIAFERNKTGLLGWRSEKTEVVNGYEAKVYGAFNVELITRTRTEHLSDQHKGKSKGSKTPLQSFLGIAEQHVGPSNGTLITQTRSHTNPTAITPEEYFNPGFELGSRDMGRPMELTTKTQKFKAKLWLCEDHPLSLCEQVAPIIDLMAISNALFAKLRDFITLRLPPGFPVKIEIPIFHILNARITFGNLNGCDEPVSSVRRSSGSEAPSPSSDSSSVSSSSSLASCRACEMDPSLFEAPPGYSVLGSQRDAMREEDDDLLQFAIQQSLLEAGTEYDQVTIWEALTNSKPGTHPLSQEGRRGDRTPQRTPPPGQASPQQQGGGSGGPSPLFHSYDEQLRLAMELSAREQAEAERRTRQEEEELRRILQLSLTEQ, from the exons ATGATCGCCGCCTCCGCGGCCGGGAAGGGGCCGGAGGGCAGGTACCCGCTGCACCGCCTGGTCTGGCACAACCGCGCCCGCGAGCTGGACcgggagctcagcacccagcag GTGGACATTGAGCAGCTAGACCCGCGGGGCCGCACACCTCTGCACCTCGCCACCACGCTGGGCCACCTGGACTGCGCCAGGGTCCTGCTCCAGCACGGAGCCGACGTGGGCAAAGAGAACCGCAGCGGATGGACAG tgctccaagaggcGGTGAGCACCCGCGACCTGGAGCTGGTGCAGCTGGTCCTGCGGTACCGCGACTATCAGCGAGCCATCAAGCGCCTGGCTGGGATCCCCGTCCTGCTGGAGAAGCTGCGCAAG GCCCAGGATTTCTACGTGGAGATGAAATGGGAATTCACCAGCTGGG TGCCCTTGGTCTCCAAGATCTGCCCCAGTGACACCTACAAGGTGTGGAAGAGCGGCCAGAACCTGCGTGTGGACACGACGCTGCTCGGCTTCGACCACATGACCTGGCAGCGGGGAAACCGCAGCTTCGTCTTCCGGGGACAAG ACACCAGCGCTGTGGTGCTGGAGATCGACCACGACCGGCAGGTGGTGTACTCCGAGACGCTGGCACTGGCCAGCCACGACCGCGAGGgcctgctggctgctgtgcagccCACCGAGGAGCAGGTGATGGGCCGGCTCACCGCACCCGTCGTCACCACGCAGCTGGACACCAAGAACATCGCCTTCGAGAG GAACAAGACGGGGCTCCTGGGCTGGCGGAGCGAGAAGACGGAGGTGGTGAACGGGTATGAGGCCAAG GTTTATGGCGCGTTCAACGTGGAACTGATCACGCGGACGCGGACGGAGCACCTTTCCGACCAGCACAAGGGCAAGAGCAAAG GCAGCAAGACCCCACTGCAGTCCTTCCTGGGGATCGCCGAGCAGCACGTGGGGCCCAGCAATGGG ACGCTGATCACGCAGACCCGGAGCCATACCAACCCCACGGCCATCACCCCCGAGGAGTACTTCAACCCCGGCTTCGAGCTGGGCAGCAGAGACATGGGGCGCCCCATGGAGCTCACCACCAAGACGCAGAA GTTCAAGGCCAAGCTGTGGCTGTGTGAGGATCACCCACTGTCCCTGTGCGAGCAGGTGGCGCCGATCATCGACCTCATGGCCATAAGCAACGCGCTCTTCGCCAAGCTCCGGGATTTCATCACGCTCCGCCTGCCGCCCGGCTTCCCCGTCAAGATAG aaatTCCCATCTTCCACATCCTCAACGCCCGCATCACCTTCGGGAACCTCAATGGCTGCGACGAGCCCGTCAGCTCCGTGCGCCGCAGCTCTGGCAGCGAGGCACCTTCGCCCAGCAGCGACTCCTCCAGCgtcagcagctccagctccctgg CCTCCTGCCGGGCTTGTGAGATGGACCCGTCCCTGTTCGAGGCCCCGCCTGGGTACAGCGTGCTGGGCAGCCAGCGGGACGCCATGCGCGAGGAGGACGATGACTTGCTGCAGTTCGCCATCCAACAGAGCCTGCTGGAGGCTGGCACGGAGTACGACCAG GTGACCATCTGGGAAGCTTTGACCAACAGCAAGCCGGGCACACACCCCTTGTCCCAGGAGGGCCGGCGAGGCGACAG GACACCCCAGCGCACACCTCCCCCTGGGCAGGCCAGCCCCCAGCAGCAGGGCGGGGGCAGCGGCGGACCCAGCCCCCTGTTCCACAGCTACGACGAGCAGCTGCGCCTGGCCATGGAGCTGTCGGCGCGGGAGCAGGCGGAGGCGGAACGGCGCAcgcggcaggaggaggaggagctgcggCGCATCCTGCAGCTCTCGCTGACCGAGCAGTAG
- the ANKRD13B gene encoding ankyrin repeat domain-containing protein 13B isoform X1: MIAASAAGKGPEGRYPLHRLVWHNRARELDRELSTQQVDIEQLDPRGRTPLHLATTLGHLDCARVLLQHGADVGKENRSGWTVLQEAVSTRDLELVQLVLRYRDYQRAIKRLAGIPVLLEKLRKAQDFYVEMKWEFTSWVPLVSKICPSDTYKVWKSGQNLRVDTTLLGFDHMTWQRGNRSFVFRGQDTSAVVLEIDHDRQVVYSETLALASHDREGLLAAVQPTEEQVMGRLTAPVVTTQLDTKNIAFERNKTGLLGWRSEKTEVVNGYEAKVYGAFNVELITRTRTEHLSDQHKGKSKAGSKTPLQSFLGIAEQHVGPSNGTLITQTRSHTNPTAITPEEYFNPGFELGSRDMGRPMELTTKTQKFKAKLWLCEDHPLSLCEQVAPIIDLMAISNALFAKLRDFITLRLPPGFPVKIEIPIFHILNARITFGNLNGCDEPVSSVRRSSGSEAPSPSSDSSSVSSSSSLASCRACEMDPSLFEAPPGYSVLGSQRDAMREEDDDLLQFAIQQSLLEAGTEYDQVTIWEALTNSKPGTHPLSQEGRRGDRTPQRTPPPGQASPQQQGGGSGGPSPLFHSYDEQLRLAMELSAREQAEAERRTRQEEEELRRILQLSLTEQ; encoded by the exons ATGATCGCCGCCTCCGCGGCCGGGAAGGGGCCGGAGGGCAGGTACCCGCTGCACCGCCTGGTCTGGCACAACCGCGCCCGCGAGCTGGACcgggagctcagcacccagcag GTGGACATTGAGCAGCTAGACCCGCGGGGCCGCACACCTCTGCACCTCGCCACCACGCTGGGCCACCTGGACTGCGCCAGGGTCCTGCTCCAGCACGGAGCCGACGTGGGCAAAGAGAACCGCAGCGGATGGACAG tgctccaagaggcGGTGAGCACCCGCGACCTGGAGCTGGTGCAGCTGGTCCTGCGGTACCGCGACTATCAGCGAGCCATCAAGCGCCTGGCTGGGATCCCCGTCCTGCTGGAGAAGCTGCGCAAG GCCCAGGATTTCTACGTGGAGATGAAATGGGAATTCACCAGCTGGG TGCCCTTGGTCTCCAAGATCTGCCCCAGTGACACCTACAAGGTGTGGAAGAGCGGCCAGAACCTGCGTGTGGACACGACGCTGCTCGGCTTCGACCACATGACCTGGCAGCGGGGAAACCGCAGCTTCGTCTTCCGGGGACAAG ACACCAGCGCTGTGGTGCTGGAGATCGACCACGACCGGCAGGTGGTGTACTCCGAGACGCTGGCACTGGCCAGCCACGACCGCGAGGgcctgctggctgctgtgcagccCACCGAGGAGCAGGTGATGGGCCGGCTCACCGCACCCGTCGTCACCACGCAGCTGGACACCAAGAACATCGCCTTCGAGAG GAACAAGACGGGGCTCCTGGGCTGGCGGAGCGAGAAGACGGAGGTGGTGAACGGGTATGAGGCCAAG GTTTATGGCGCGTTCAACGTGGAACTGATCACGCGGACGCGGACGGAGCACCTTTCCGACCAGCACAAGGGCAAGAGCAAAG CAGGCAGCAAGACCCCACTGCAGTCCTTCCTGGGGATCGCCGAGCAGCACGTGGGGCCCAGCAATGGG ACGCTGATCACGCAGACCCGGAGCCATACCAACCCCACGGCCATCACCCCCGAGGAGTACTTCAACCCCGGCTTCGAGCTGGGCAGCAGAGACATGGGGCGCCCCATGGAGCTCACCACCAAGACGCAGAA GTTCAAGGCCAAGCTGTGGCTGTGTGAGGATCACCCACTGTCCCTGTGCGAGCAGGTGGCGCCGATCATCGACCTCATGGCCATAAGCAACGCGCTCTTCGCCAAGCTCCGGGATTTCATCACGCTCCGCCTGCCGCCCGGCTTCCCCGTCAAGATAG aaatTCCCATCTTCCACATCCTCAACGCCCGCATCACCTTCGGGAACCTCAATGGCTGCGACGAGCCCGTCAGCTCCGTGCGCCGCAGCTCTGGCAGCGAGGCACCTTCGCCCAGCAGCGACTCCTCCAGCgtcagcagctccagctccctgg CCTCCTGCCGGGCTTGTGAGATGGACCCGTCCCTGTTCGAGGCCCCGCCTGGGTACAGCGTGCTGGGCAGCCAGCGGGACGCCATGCGCGAGGAGGACGATGACTTGCTGCAGTTCGCCATCCAACAGAGCCTGCTGGAGGCTGGCACGGAGTACGACCAG GTGACCATCTGGGAAGCTTTGACCAACAGCAAGCCGGGCACACACCCCTTGTCCCAGGAGGGCCGGCGAGGCGACAG GACACCCCAGCGCACACCTCCCCCTGGGCAGGCCAGCCCCCAGCAGCAGGGCGGGGGCAGCGGCGGACCCAGCCCCCTGTTCCACAGCTACGACGAGCAGCTGCGCCTGGCCATGGAGCTGTCGGCGCGGGAGCAGGCGGAGGCGGAACGGCGCAcgcggcaggaggaggaggagctgcggCGCATCCTGCAGCTCTCGCTGACCGAGCAGTAG